In one window of Polaromonas naphthalenivorans CJ2 DNA:
- a CDS encoding SMP-30/gluconolactonase/LRE family protein, with protein sequence MSSDFIKAELVLDARNATGESPVWNGAEQALYWVDIPARTLCRWTPATGEASCWLAPEMLACVAMTPAANTWIAGAESGIFQLQLQDDGQLGFESLAPVSHAMPGMRFNDGRCDRQGRFLAGTMLMNMAAGASVGCVYSYQKESGLTKLLDGFITPNGMAFSLDGRTMYLSDSHPSVQSVWAFDYDLDTGTPSNRRLFIDMKPLPGRPDGAAVDADGCYWICGNDAGLVHRFTPDGKLDRSLAVPVKKPAMCAFGGAGLDTLFVTSIRPEGVDLSDQPLAGGVFALRPGVRGLPEPAFLN encoded by the coding sequence ATGAGCAGCGACTTCATCAAGGCAGAGCTGGTGCTCGACGCGCGCAACGCAACGGGCGAAAGCCCGGTCTGGAACGGCGCGGAGCAGGCGCTGTACTGGGTCGATATTCCGGCGCGCACGCTGTGCCGCTGGACGCCGGCAACCGGCGAAGCTAGCTGCTGGCTGGCGCCTGAAATGCTGGCTTGCGTGGCGATGACGCCGGCGGCAAATACCTGGATAGCCGGCGCCGAAAGCGGAATCTTTCAGCTGCAACTCCAGGACGACGGACAGCTCGGCTTTGAAAGCCTCGCACCCGTCAGCCACGCCATGCCCGGCATGCGCTTCAACGATGGCCGCTGCGACCGCCAGGGGCGCTTCCTGGCCGGAACAATGTTGATGAATATGGCCGCTGGCGCAAGCGTGGGTTGCGTCTACAGCTATCAAAAAGAGAGTGGACTGACGAAACTGCTGGACGGCTTCATCACGCCCAACGGCATGGCCTTCAGCCTTGACGGCCGCACCATGTACCTGTCGGACTCGCATCCTTCGGTGCAGTCGGTCTGGGCCTTTGACTACGACCTGGACACTGGCACGCCGTCGAACCGCCGGCTGTTCATCGACATGAAGCCGCTGCCCGGCCGGCCTGACGGCGCGGCGGTGGATGCCGACGGCTGCTACTGGATCTGCGGCAACGATGCCGGGCTGGTCCACCGCTTCACGCCTGACGGCAAGCTGGACCGTTCGCTGGCCGTGCCGGTGAAAAAACCGGCCATGTGCGCCTTTGGCGGCGCCGGCCTGGACACCCTGTTCGTCACGTCGATTCGCCCCGAAGGCGTCGATCTGTCTGACCAGCCGCTGGCCGGCGGTGTGTTTGCGCTGCGCCCCGGCGTGCGCGGACTGCCTGAGCCCGCATTCCTGAATTGA
- a CDS encoding ribonuclease HepT family protein, with amino-acid sequence MTPIITTALLGLIEQAGTAISILIEGLERGELLRSRLTRGEVLRQLKTLADSAWQVEPGARSEMPELDWTGWDAMRPRFCGPPGEALDDALWFACEALVPATLLWLRVYQQSQPELFRMAS; translated from the coding sequence ATGACCCCCATCATCACCACGGCCCTGCTGGGCCTGATTGAACAGGCCGGAACCGCCATTTCCATCCTGATTGAAGGGCTGGAGCGCGGCGAGCTGCTGCGCTCGCGCCTGACCCGCGGCGAAGTGCTGCGCCAGCTCAAAACTCTGGCCGACAGCGCCTGGCAGGTCGAGCCCGGTGCGCGCAGCGAGATGCCCGAGCTGGACTGGACCGGCTGGGACGCCATGCGCCCGCGCTTTTGCGGCCCGCCCGGCGAAGCGCTCGACGATGCCCTGTGGTTTGCCTGCGAAGCGCTGGTGCCCGCCACGCTGCTGTGGCTGCGCGTCTATCAGCAAAGCCAGCCGGAATTGTTCCGGATGGCGTCGTGA
- a CDS encoding protein adenylyltransferase SelO encodes MNLPLGEPRFAALGPAYGQPVAALPLPDALRLYFNAALADQIGLDPRWCQSAAALPLLTGNAAWPGQTPSASVYAGHQFGVWVSQLGDGRVLTLAEWRAPDGSPVELQLKGAGPTPYARGSDGRATLASSVRELLACEALHALGVPTTRALSLAGSSLSVQRDELDTAAVLGRTAPCFVRFGHFEFHARHGTPQQLALLADHVIEHHFPYLANQPQRHAAWLAEVVELTAALFAHWQTLGFCHGVLNTDNLSVLGLTLDYGPYGFMERFRPHHVCNASDHEGRYAYTAQPAIGRWNCERLLGACAGLLAPQPEAAREQAQALLARYDEVYRQEVMRRWRAKLGLREARAGDAGLLNRWLTLLQRGKADFTLAFRRLADAIQIDPAEALICLPAGQDAALRDWLDDWRARLASEGGSPAGRASAMRRVNPRYVLRNHLAQAAIEGAQRGSSVELHRLLAVLARPFDEQPGAEHYAAPPAQGLELELEIGCSA; translated from the coding sequence GTGAACCTTCCCCTTGGCGAGCCCCGCTTTGCCGCGCTCGGCCCGGCCTATGGGCAGCCGGTGGCGGCGCTGCCGCTGCCGGACGCGTTGCGGCTGTACTTCAATGCCGCGCTGGCCGATCAGATAGGGCTGGACCCGCGCTGGTGCCAAAGCGCGGCCGCGCTGCCGCTGTTGACCGGCAACGCCGCCTGGCCCGGCCAGACGCCCAGCGCGTCGGTCTATGCCGGCCACCAGTTTGGCGTCTGGGTCAGCCAGCTCGGGGATGGCCGCGTGCTGACCCTGGCCGAATGGCGGGCGCCCGATGGCAGCCCGGTCGAGCTGCAACTCAAGGGCGCTGGCCCCACGCCCTATGCGCGCGGCAGCGATGGCCGCGCCACGCTGGCCTCGTCGGTGCGCGAACTGCTGGCCTGCGAGGCGCTGCATGCGCTGGGCGTGCCGACCACCCGCGCCCTGTCGCTGGCCGGCTCCAGTCTTTCGGTGCAGCGCGACGAGCTTGATACCGCCGCCGTGCTGGGCCGCACCGCACCGTGCTTTGTGCGTTTTGGCCATTTTGAATTCCATGCCCGCCACGGCACGCCGCAGCAGCTGGCACTGCTTGCCGATCATGTCATCGAGCACCACTTTCCGTATCTGGCGAACCAGCCCCAGCGCCATGCCGCCTGGCTGGCCGAGGTGGTCGAGCTGACGGCCGCGCTGTTCGCCCACTGGCAGACGCTGGGCTTTTGCCACGGCGTGCTGAACACCGACAACCTCTCGGTGCTCGGCCTGACGCTGGACTACGGCCCTTACGGCTTCATGGAGCGCTTTCGACCGCACCATGTCTGCAACGCCTCCGACCACGAAGGCCGCTACGCCTACACCGCGCAGCCGGCCATCGGGCGCTGGAACTGCGAGCGCCTGCTGGGCGCCTGCGCCGGCCTGCTCGCCCCGCAGCCCGAAGCCGCGCGCGAGCAGGCGCAGGCGCTGCTGGCGCGCTACGACGAGGTGTACCGCCAGGAAGTGATGCGCCGCTGGCGCGCCAAGCTCGGGCTGCGCGAGGCACGTGCCGGGGACGCCGGCCTGCTGAACCGCTGGCTCACGCTGCTGCAGCGCGGCAAGGCCGATTTCACGCTGGCTTTTCGCCGCCTGGCCGACGCCATTCAAATAGACCCGGCCGAGGCGCTGATCTGTCTGCCCGCCGGACAGGACGCCGCGCTGCGCGACTGGCTCGATGACTGGCGCGCCCGCCTGGCCAGTGAAGGTGGCTCACCCGCCGGGCGCGCCAGCGCGATGCGCCGCGTCAATCCCCGCTACGTGCTGCGCAACCACCTGGCCCAGGCCGCGATTGAGGGCGCCCAGCGCGGATCGAGCGTGGAACTGCACCGCCTGCTGGCCGTGCTGGCGCGGCCGTTTGACGAGCAGCCGGGGGCGGAGCACTACGCCGCGCCGCCGGCGCAGGGGCTGGAACTGGAACTGGAAATCGGGTGTTCGGCTTAG
- a CDS encoding TRAP transporter substrate-binding protein, giving the protein MKIQKTLLAVAAALTLVPVASSAATFRSADIHNADDYPTVVAVKYMSDVLEKKSGGKYKIKVFNKGALGTEKETIDQVKIGALDLTRVNISPMNAICQKTQVPTMPFLFHSVEHMRKSLDGPAGEEILKDCEAQGFIGLAFYDSGARSIYAKKPIKTVADVKGLKIRVQQSDLWVSLIGAMGGNATPMPYGEVYTGLKTGLIDAAENNIPSFDTSKHYEAVKFYSKTEHSMAPEMLLMSKVIWDKLPKADQDMIRSAAKESVAVQRKKWDEQEAKSLAVVKAGGAQIVEVDKASFQAVMGPVYDKFIVTPDMKRLVKSIQDTK; this is encoded by the coding sequence ATGAAGATTCAAAAAACACTGCTGGCCGTTGCAGCCGCGCTGACCCTGGTTCCCGTGGCGAGTTCCGCCGCCACGTTCCGCTCCGCCGATATCCACAACGCCGACGACTACCCGACCGTGGTCGCCGTGAAATACATGAGCGACGTGCTGGAGAAAAAGAGCGGTGGCAAGTACAAGATCAAGGTGTTCAACAAGGGCGCGCTGGGCACTGAAAAGGAAACCATTGACCAGGTCAAGATTGGCGCGCTTGATTTGACCCGCGTCAACATCAGCCCGATGAATGCGATCTGCCAGAAGACGCAGGTTCCGACCATGCCTTTCCTGTTCCATTCGGTCGAGCACATGCGCAAGTCGCTTGACGGCCCGGCCGGCGAGGAAATTTTGAAAGACTGCGAAGCCCAGGGCTTCATCGGCCTGGCTTTTTATGACAGCGGCGCGCGCTCGATCTATGCCAAGAAGCCGATCAAGACCGTGGCCGACGTGAAGGGCCTGAAGATTCGCGTCCAGCAGTCCGACCTGTGGGTTTCGCTGATTGGCGCCATGGGCGGCAACGCCACGCCGATGCCTTACGGCGAGGTCTATACCGGCCTGAAGACCGGCCTGATCGACGCGGCCGAGAACAACATCCCGTCGTTTGACACCTCCAAGCACTATGAAGCGGTGAAGTTCTATTCCAAGACCGAGCACTCGATGGCGCCCGAAATGCTGCTGATGTCCAAGGTGATCTGGGACAAGCTGCCCAAGGCGGACCAGGACATGATCCGCAGCGCGGCCAAGGAATCGGTCGCCGTGCAGCGCAAGAAGTGGGATGAGCAGGAAGCCAAGTCGCTGGCCGTTGTCAAGGCCGGCGGCGCCCAGATCGTCGAGGTGGACAAGGCCTCGTTCCAGGCCGTGATGGGTCCGGTTTATGACAAGTTCATTGTCACGCCTGACATGAAGCGCCTGGTCAAGTCCATTCAGGACACCAAGTAA
- a CDS encoding NAD-dependent epimerase/dehydratase family protein: MTIKVHDKLLLTGAAGGLGKALRDRLKANCSVLRLSDVQAFGDALEGEEIILADLADAAAVDAMVKGVDAIVHLGGMSVEGPFGPILQANILGAYNLYEAARKHGVKRVVFASSNHVTGFYRQDQTITADHPARPDGLYGLSKAFGEDLSRFYFDRYGIETACVRIGSSFPEPRDRRMLATWLSFDDLHRLITACLTTPVLGHSIIFGMSDNAVTWWDNSRARHIGYVPQDSSDVFRDAIYARTTSPDLNDPVARYQGGGFVVAGPFGD; this comes from the coding sequence ATGACCATCAAAGTTCACGACAAGTTGCTATTGACCGGCGCCGCCGGTGGTTTGGGCAAAGCCTTGCGCGACCGACTCAAAGCCAATTGTTCAGTCCTGCGGCTGTCCGATGTCCAGGCTTTTGGCGATGCGCTTGAAGGGGAGGAAATCATACTGGCTGATCTGGCCGATGCGGCGGCGGTCGATGCCATGGTCAAAGGGGTCGATGCCATCGTTCACCTGGGCGGCATGTCGGTCGAAGGCCCGTTCGGCCCGATCCTGCAGGCCAACATCCTGGGCGCCTACAACCTCTATGAAGCGGCCCGCAAGCACGGCGTCAAGCGCGTGGTGTTCGCCAGTTCCAACCATGTGACTGGCTTTTACCGCCAGGACCAGACCATCACCGCTGACCATCCGGCCCGGCCCGATGGCCTGTACGGCCTGAGCAAGGCCTTCGGCGAAGACCTGTCGCGCTTTTACTTTGACCGCTACGGCATCGAAACCGCCTGCGTGCGCATCGGCTCGTCGTTTCCCGAGCCCCGGGACCGGCGCATGCTGGCCACCTGGCTGAGCTTTGACGACCTGCACCGCCTGATCACCGCCTGCCTCACGACGCCGGTGCTGGGCCACAGCATCATCTTCGGCATGTCCGACAACGCCGTGACCTGGTGGGACAACAGCCGCGCGCGCCATATCGGCTATGTGCCGCAGGACAGCTCGGATGTGTTCCGCGACGCCATTTATGCGCGTACCACCAGCCCTGACCTGAACGATCCGGTGGCCCGGTACCAGGGCGGCGGTTTTGTCGTGGCCGGGCCGTTTGGCGACTGA
- a CDS encoding FadR/GntR family transcriptional regulator produces MNSWKTPSPAKTGDAPSALETPSRARRPRGLVGEIVESLAASIQAGELKPGDKMPTEAEIMARFDVSRTVVRESLSKLQASGLVKTRHGIGTFVLSPQEAGNFKIAADDFATIADVISVLELRISLETEAAGLAAQRRTPENLLALEAALHAFRDSIQRDSDAVPPDFQFHMEIARSTGNRHFADLMTYLGTMIIPRTRVNTAHSAPEGRLNYLQRVHTEHESIYNAIRDQDTEAARAAMRTHLSNSRERLRRGNNAHTLQPSADMKTPFSGP; encoded by the coding sequence ATGAACTCATGGAAAACCCCTAGTCCGGCCAAAACCGGCGATGCTCCTTCAGCCCTTGAGACGCCCTCGCGCGCTCGCCGACCACGCGGACTGGTGGGAGAAATCGTCGAAAGCCTGGCTGCCAGCATCCAGGCAGGCGAATTGAAACCCGGCGACAAAATGCCGACAGAGGCCGAAATCATGGCCCGGTTCGATGTCAGCCGCACCGTGGTCCGCGAGTCGCTGTCCAAGCTCCAGGCCTCCGGGCTGGTCAAGACCCGGCATGGCATTGGCACCTTTGTGCTGTCGCCCCAGGAAGCCGGAAACTTCAAGATAGCGGCCGATGACTTCGCCACGATTGCCGATGTCATTTCCGTGCTGGAGCTGCGCATCAGCCTTGAAACCGAGGCGGCCGGCCTGGCCGCCCAGAGGAGAACGCCGGAAAACCTGCTGGCCCTGGAAGCCGCCCTGCACGCCTTCCGCGACTCGATTCAGCGGGACTCCGATGCCGTGCCGCCCGATTTCCAGTTCCACATGGAAATTGCCCGCTCGACCGGTAACCGGCACTTCGCCGACCTGATGACTTACCTGGGCACCATGATCATTCCGCGCACCCGGGTCAACACGGCGCACAGCGCGCCCGAGGGGCGCCTGAACTACCTGCAGCGCGTCCATACCGAGCATGAAAGCATCTACAACGCCATTCGCGACCAGGACACGGAAGCGGCCCGTGCCGCCATGCGGACCCATCTTTCCAACAGCCGCGAGCGTCTGCGTCGGGGCAACAACGCACACACCCTGCAGCCGTCGGCAGACATGAAGACACCCTTTTCAGGCCCATGA